One genomic region from Reichenbachiella ulvae encodes:
- a CDS encoding DUF5689 domain-containing protein, which yields MKSSILTILSLVMSLATYAQTVFINEIHYDNASSDTGEGVEVAGPAGTDLSSYSLVAYNGNGGSSYQTISLSGTLPNQDNGFGTAFFAITGLQNGSPDGVALVQSGTVIQFLSYEGTFTAVGGPADGMTSTDIAVTESGSTPVGFSLQLSGTGSTYSDFSWATEAAETYNAINAAQSFGGVPDTIGNPGDTVVVVTDGTIFINEIHYDNSGADTGEGVEVAGTAGLDLFAFRLVLYNGNGGSSYSTVTLTGSFSDQQAGFGTAFFPISGLQNGSPDGIALVDADDNVIEFLSYEGSFVALGGPADGMNSTDIGVVESSGTAAGFSLQKTGTGSEADDFIWVDPMAATYDAINTGQTFVSPIPVVFINELHYDNASSDTGEAIEVAGTAGTDLSEYSLVLYNGNGGSVYKTTALSGILPDQDNGYGTLSFAISGIQNGSPDGVALVTSVDSVLQFLSYEGSFVAVGGPADGMSSTDIGVSETGSTPVGYSLQLTGTGNSYTDFVWAEAMESTFDAINTDQSFGGVIEPPVPDSDTVTVAQARAMAVGEEVVLLATLTATDQFGGPAYLQDSTAGIALFDFSVHGEGLFDIGDQLWITAEIGTFSNQIQLVNVDTVVLVGQQSVSPDTVTIDQLANYEGQLITIQNATFAQSGGLLYPNSNYDISDATGSAQVRIDADVDLVGRMIPAGTTTITGVLGRYQSTLQLLPRFIPDMPDAEAYEPAGSDIPFENTVDIATWNMEFFGSEIANYGPSDVALQMQNAITILENLHADIIAVQEVSEESLLDSVATALGSYNYVCSQVYSYSFEEPNPGDPFPAQKLCYLYDTTTVDYISDRVIFDQFYTDARTGVINDLDDHPGSNGASSFWSSGRLPYMLTAQVSAMGATKEINLVNIHAKSGAGSNDLARRAYDVAVLKDTLDAMYGSESVIILGDYNDDLDESIGGGVSSYEVLLQDTAAYQAPTLSLSEAGFRSYLFADNMIDHIMISNELISDLIEGSETTIIPFGLVDNYSGTTSDHLPVRVRFDIVEPIEMELAGDTALYYGYEPLSSGKLSVTPSGGVEPYSYLWSTGETHAEINVAPSVTTTYSVQISDNSGQVLTDSLTVYVEDVTCGRRDDKVSICWRGNDLCVPSHVAERMLERGASLGSCGPDNLPYIEKVDTYPNPFYSDFNVRVSANRDFQMEVLITDFCGMVVHSQVYEISTGMNHLSLQLTGIPRGFYFLQLINRDTGSIERRQTLIKK from the coding sequence ATGAAATCATCCATCCTAACAATCTTATCCCTTGTGATGAGTCTGGCTACTTATGCCCAGACTGTATTTATCAACGAAATCCATTATGACAATGCCAGCTCCGATACAGGAGAGGGTGTGGAAGTTGCCGGCCCGGCCGGAACCGATCTGAGTAGTTACTCGCTAGTGGCCTACAATGGCAATGGCGGGTCTTCTTACCAAACCATTTCTCTATCTGGTACTTTACCCAATCAGGACAATGGCTTTGGTACCGCTTTTTTTGCGATTACTGGCCTTCAAAACGGCTCCCCTGACGGGGTAGCATTGGTGCAATCGGGTACCGTCATACAGTTTTTGAGCTATGAAGGCACCTTCACTGCAGTAGGCGGCCCTGCTGATGGCATGACGAGTACAGACATCGCTGTGACCGAAAGTGGCTCTACTCCTGTAGGTTTCTCACTTCAACTGAGTGGTACGGGTAGTACCTATTCGGATTTTAGCTGGGCGACTGAAGCGGCAGAGACTTACAATGCTATCAATGCTGCCCAATCTTTCGGTGGTGTTCCTGATACCATAGGCAATCCTGGCGATACGGTGGTAGTAGTCACTGACGGAACCATCTTTATCAATGAGATCCACTATGACAACAGCGGCGCGGATACCGGCGAAGGGGTAGAAGTAGCAGGTACTGCTGGATTAGACTTGTTTGCTTTCAGGCTGGTACTTTACAATGGCAATGGAGGCAGTAGCTACTCAACTGTGACGCTGACTGGTAGCTTTTCGGATCAGCAAGCGGGTTTTGGTACGGCGTTCTTTCCTATCAGTGGATTGCAAAATGGCTCACCAGACGGTATCGCTTTGGTAGATGCCGATGACAATGTCATAGAGTTTCTAAGTTACGAAGGCTCATTCGTGGCATTGGGAGGTCCCGCTGACGGTATGAATAGCACGGACATAGGGGTAGTCGAAAGCAGCGGGACTGCCGCAGGCTTCTCCCTCCAGAAGACGGGAACAGGCTCTGAAGCCGATGATTTTATTTGGGTCGATCCCATGGCGGCTACTTACGATGCGATCAATACCGGTCAGACCTTTGTGTCTCCTATTCCTGTAGTATTTATTAATGAGCTACACTATGACAATGCCAGTTCTGATACGGGAGAAGCCATAGAAGTAGCAGGTACAGCAGGTACTGACCTAAGTGAGTATTCACTGGTACTTTACAATGGCAATGGCGGTTCGGTCTACAAGACTACTGCACTCTCAGGTATTTTACCTGATCAGGACAATGGCTATGGAACCCTGAGTTTTGCAATCAGTGGGATACAAAATGGTTCGCCCGATGGTGTAGCCTTAGTTACTTCGGTAGATTCTGTACTACAGTTTTTAAGTTATGAAGGTTCTTTTGTAGCGGTAGGCGGTCCTGCCGATGGCATGAGCAGCACTGATATAGGTGTGAGTGAAACCGGTTCTACTCCGGTAGGATATTCCCTTCAGTTGACAGGCACGGGCAATAGTTATACAGACTTTGTCTGGGCGGAGGCTATGGAGAGCACCTTCGATGCGATCAATACAGATCAAAGCTTTGGTGGGGTGATAGAGCCACCAGTCCCGGATTCGGATACGGTCACTGTCGCTCAGGCACGAGCTATGGCTGTAGGAGAGGAAGTAGTACTGCTGGCGACTCTCACTGCTACTGATCAATTCGGTGGCCCAGCTTATTTGCAGGATTCGACAGCAGGAATCGCACTATTCGATTTCTCGGTCCATGGAGAAGGTTTGTTCGATATCGGAGATCAACTATGGATCACTGCAGAGATTGGTACTTTTAGCAATCAGATTCAATTGGTCAATGTCGATACTGTGGTGCTAGTCGGACAGCAAAGTGTCTCTCCAGATACAGTGACCATCGACCAGCTAGCCAACTACGAGGGTCAGCTCATCACAATCCAAAATGCCACCTTTGCACAGTCAGGCGGTCTGCTCTATCCTAATTCTAACTATGATATATCTGATGCCACGGGCAGTGCGCAGGTCAGAATCGATGCGGATGTCGATCTGGTAGGCCGAATGATTCCGGCAGGAACCACTACCATCACAGGTGTTTTGGGAAGGTACCAATCTACCTTGCAGCTTTTGCCTCGATTTATCCCGGATATGCCGGATGCGGAAGCCTACGAGCCTGCTGGATCAGATATTCCTTTTGAAAACACGGTGGATATTGCCACCTGGAACATGGAGTTTTTTGGGTCAGAAATAGCCAACTACGGTCCAAGTGATGTAGCACTGCAGATGCAAAATGCCATCACGATCCTTGAAAACCTGCATGCTGATATCATCGCGGTACAAGAGGTGTCAGAAGAAAGTTTGCTCGATTCAGTAGCGACGGCTTTAGGTTCTTATAATTATGTATGCTCGCAGGTCTATTCTTACTCTTTTGAGGAACCGAATCCTGGCGATCCCTTCCCTGCGCAAAAGTTGTGCTACCTCTACGATACTACCACAGTGGATTACATATCGGATCGTGTGATTTTTGATCAGTTCTATACCGATGCTAGAACGGGGGTAATCAATGATTTGGATGATCATCCTGGATCGAATGGGGCATCTTCGTTTTGGTCGAGTGGGCGACTGCCTTATATGCTCACAGCTCAGGTATCTGCCATGGGAGCGACCAAAGAAATCAATCTAGTGAATATACATGCTAAGTCTGGTGCTGGTTCTAACGATTTGGCTCGAAGGGCTTATGATGTGGCAGTCCTAAAAGATACGTTGGACGCCATGTATGGAAGTGAAAGTGTGATCATTCTCGGAGATTACAACGATGACCTGGACGAATCCATTGGTGGAGGTGTATCTAGCTATGAGGTTTTGTTGCAGGATACCGCCGCTTATCAGGCTCCAACTTTAAGCTTGAGCGAAGCAGGTTTTAGGTCTTACTTATTTGCTGACAATATGATCGATCACATTATGATCTCGAACGAGCTTATTTCGGATCTGATTGAGGGGTCAGAAACCACGATTATTCCTTTTGGGCTGGTAGACAACTATTCGGGCACCACATCGGATCACCTGCCGGTTCGGGTGAGGTTCGATATAGTGGAGCCAATAGAGATGGAGCTAGCAGGAGATACGGCGCTTTACTATGGCTATGAACCACTATCAAGTGGAAAACTTTCAGTGACGCCCAGTGGAGGTGTGGAACCTTACAGCTACCTATGGAGTACTGGAGAGACACATGCAGAGATCAATGTAGCTCCATCAGTGACTACAACATACAGTGTACAGATCAGTGACAATAGCGGTCAGGTACTGACGGATAGTCTCACAGTGTACGTAGAAGATGTAACCTGTGGTAGGAGAGATGACAAAGTCAGTATCTGCTGGAGAGGCAATGACCTCTGTGTACCCAGCCATGTGGCTGAACGGATGCTGGAGCGAGGAGCCTCGTTAGGTAGTTGTGGTCCAGACAATCTTCCATATATCGAAAAAGTAGACACTTATCCGAATCCATTTTACTCAGATTTCAATGTTAGAGTTAGTGCAAATAGAGATTTTCAAATGGAGGTTTTGATTACCGATTTTTGTGGTATGGTGGTGCACAGTCAAGTGTATGAGATATCTACTGGAATGAACCACCTTTCGCTTCAATTGACTGGAATCCCACGTGGTTTTTATTTCCTACAGTTGATCAATAGAGATACCGGATCAATAGAAAGAAGGCAGACACTTATTAAAAAGTAA
- a CDS encoding efflux RND transporter periplasmic adaptor subunit: protein MTIIEIRNARKASLYQLLVLLSLSTLIFGSGCEHKAEHHELESKYAVTSPIKRDTLTTREYVCQIHSSQHIDLRALERGYLEKIYVDEGQFVKKGQLMFQIMPRLYQAELEKAEAEAHYAEIEYRNTKKLAENNVVSPNELALAEANLDKAKAELSLAAVHLDFTKVRAPFDGIMDHLHVRLGSLVDEGELLTTLSDNHEMWVYFNVPEAEYLDYKIKVSEDSALRVKLMMANNKLFSHEGEVNTIEADFNNETGNIAFRATFPNPKGLLRHGETGNILVEAPLKDALLIPQKATFEILDKKYVFVLGDDHVLHSKQIVVGAELPHLYEVKAGLTENDKILLEGLRKVKDGDKIGVDFIDPVKVLSELELYSE from the coding sequence ATGACTATCATAGAAATAAGAAATGCAAGGAAGGCTTCCTTGTATCAACTACTTGTACTCTTAAGTTTGAGTACCCTCATATTCGGCTCTGGCTGTGAACATAAAGCTGAGCACCATGAACTTGAATCGAAGTACGCTGTAACCAGCCCTATCAAAAGAGACACGCTTACTACCCGGGAGTATGTATGTCAGATCCACTCATCCCAGCACATAGACCTAAGAGCTTTGGAAAGAGGTTATCTGGAAAAGATTTATGTGGATGAGGGACAATTCGTAAAAAAGGGCCAGCTCATGTTTCAGATCATGCCGAGACTATATCAGGCAGAATTGGAAAAAGCAGAAGCTGAGGCGCATTATGCAGAAATCGAATATAGAAACACCAAGAAACTGGCAGAGAACAATGTCGTGTCGCCGAATGAACTAGCACTGGCTGAAGCCAATCTGGACAAGGCCAAAGCGGAATTGTCTTTGGCTGCTGTTCATTTAGATTTTACCAAAGTTCGAGCGCCATTTGACGGTATCATGGACCACTTGCATGTTAGACTCGGTAGCCTTGTAGATGAAGGGGAGTTACTAACTACTCTGTCAGATAACCACGAAATGTGGGTGTATTTCAATGTGCCGGAGGCCGAGTATCTGGATTATAAAATCAAGGTAAGTGAAGACTCAGCCTTGAGAGTGAAATTAATGATGGCCAACAACAAGCTTTTCTCACATGAGGGAGAAGTGAATACCATAGAGGCTGATTTTAACAACGAAACAGGGAATATTGCTTTTAGAGCCACATTTCCAAACCCTAAAGGTTTGCTTCGACATGGCGAAACAGGTAATATCCTGGTAGAGGCTCCATTGAAGGATGCTTTGTTGATTCCTCAGAAGGCCACTTTTGAGATTTTGGATAAAAAATATGTATTCGTTTTGGGAGATGACCATGTGCTTCATTCGAAGCAGATTGTGGTGGGAGCAGAGCTGCCTCATCTCTATGAAGTGAAAGCAGGGTTGACAGAAAATGATAAGATTCTTTTAGAAGGTCTGCGCAAAGTGAAGGACGGTGATAAAATCGGGGTTGATTTTATAGACCCAGTCAAGGTTCTTTCTGAACTAGAACTATACTCTGAGTAA
- a CDS encoding efflux RND transporter permease subunit: MFFSRIIHRPVLAIIISIVLLFTGVLAIKTLPISQFPQIAPTTVNIFIAFPGSSAEVLVNSTLIPLEQAINGVQGMRYISSDATSAGEATIRVIFEPGTDPNQAVVRVKTRVDQVLPLLPPLVQREGVIITPIQPSMLMYVNLYSTNTDDDEKFLYNYANVNMIPEIQRINGIARAQILGSRQFAMRVWLKPDRMRAYKISAEEAVEAMMEQSIIARPGRLGRADSKDAQLLEYVLTYQGRYNKPEQYEKIIVRANEEGEIIYLRDIAEVELGSEFFDIYSNLDGYPSASIVLKQTVGSNASKVIEDVKAELEIMKESFPPGMDFKISYDVSNFLDASIEQVIHTLRDAFILVALVVFIFLGDWRSTLIPIIAVPVSLIGAFFILQIFGLSINLITLFALVLAIGIVVDDAIVVVEAVHAKMEEKNLSPYNAVREVMGEISGAIIAITLVMVSVFLPITFMPGPVGTFYRQFGITMASAIILSAIVALTLTPVLCAMLLKNDHGKKKKQNIMTKMLDGFNRGFEKLTGGYVSLLKKIVNRKVVTWGVLAAFAAGIYIQNSHLSSGFIPNEDQGTIYAIIQTPPGATLERTNKVAHELQQIAEKIEGIESVSALAGYEIMTEGRGSNAGTCLINLKNWSDREHSVHEVMEELEEETRNLGAIIEFFEPPAVPGFGTSGGFSMRMLDKTNSTDYQEFDRINTVFMDALKERPELTGLFTFFAANYPQYEMIIDNKIAMQKGVSIDAAMENLNILIGSTYEQGFIRFGRFFKVHVQGHPDYRRYPSDLDEYFVKNEHGEMVPYSAFMKLEKRQGPNEITRFNLYNSASIRGLPAKGYTTGDAIEAIREVAAATLPRGYDVAFEDLSYDQSRRGNEALFIFIIVIIFVYLVLAGQYESFLLPLAVILSLPMGIFGSFVMLKMMGLANDVYAQVGLIMLVGLLGKNAVLIVEFAVQKHAQGATVLEAAIEGAKVRFRPILMTSFAFIAGLIPLVISHGAGAVGNKTIGSSALGGMLLGTVFGVIIIPGLYYIFGKMVEGKSMIKDEQSQPFTEEYVHTMEEQDRYLRERAKNRLESHDDDTKK; encoded by the coding sequence ATGTTTTTTAGTAGAATAATACATCGGCCAGTATTGGCCATCATTATATCTATTGTGCTTCTGTTTACGGGGGTGCTTGCGATTAAGACTTTACCGATTTCGCAGTTTCCGCAGATCGCGCCAACTACTGTGAATATTTTCATTGCATTTCCAGGATCCAGTGCTGAGGTATTGGTCAATTCCACTTTGATTCCTCTAGAGCAGGCTATCAATGGGGTGCAGGGGATGCGCTACATATCCTCGGATGCAACCAGTGCTGGTGAGGCGACCATCAGAGTGATTTTCGAACCGGGTACGGATCCTAACCAGGCGGTAGTCCGGGTCAAGACTCGGGTAGATCAGGTGTTGCCTTTACTGCCTCCATTGGTGCAAAGGGAAGGGGTGATTATCACTCCGATTCAGCCTAGTATGTTGATGTACGTCAACCTCTACAGTACCAATACGGATGATGATGAAAAATTCTTATATAACTACGCCAATGTGAATATGATTCCTGAGATCCAAAGGATCAACGGAATTGCAAGGGCGCAGATATTGGGTAGCCGTCAGTTTGCCATGCGTGTTTGGTTGAAGCCAGATCGTATGAGAGCTTACAAGATTTCGGCTGAAGAGGCCGTGGAGGCGATGATGGAGCAGAGTATCATAGCCCGTCCCGGTCGATTGGGTAGAGCAGACAGTAAGGATGCTCAGTTGCTGGAGTATGTTTTGACCTATCAGGGTCGGTACAATAAGCCCGAACAATATGAAAAGATCATAGTTCGTGCCAATGAAGAAGGGGAGATCATTTATCTCCGGGATATTGCAGAGGTAGAATTGGGAAGTGAATTTTTTGATATCTACTCTAACCTGGACGGTTATCCATCAGCTTCTATCGTATTGAAGCAAACAGTAGGAAGTAATGCTTCTAAGGTAATCGAAGATGTGAAAGCTGAGCTGGAGATTATGAAAGAGTCTTTTCCTCCTGGGATGGATTTTAAAATTAGTTATGACGTTTCCAACTTCCTGGATGCCTCGATCGAACAGGTGATTCATACCTTGAGAGACGCCTTTATTTTGGTAGCGCTGGTAGTATTTATCTTCCTGGGAGATTGGAGGTCTACTTTGATTCCTATTATCGCAGTGCCAGTATCCTTGATTGGTGCGTTTTTCATCCTTCAGATCTTTGGGCTGTCCATCAACCTGATCACGCTTTTTGCCCTGGTATTGGCCATTGGTATTGTGGTGGATGATGCGATTGTCGTAGTGGAGGCTGTTCACGCGAAGATGGAGGAGAAAAATCTGTCTCCTTACAATGCAGTAAGAGAAGTGATGGGAGAAATCAGTGGTGCGATTATCGCGATTACGCTGGTGATGGTGTCTGTATTCTTACCGATTACTTTCATGCCAGGCCCGGTAGGGACATTCTATCGCCAGTTTGGTATTACCATGGCGAGTGCGATTATCCTATCTGCAATTGTAGCCTTGACTTTGACTCCAGTGCTTTGCGCCATGTTGTTGAAAAATGACCATGGCAAAAAGAAGAAGCAGAATATCATGACCAAAATGTTGGATGGCTTCAACAGGGGTTTTGAAAAACTAACGGGTGGCTATGTGAGCCTGCTCAAGAAGATAGTAAATCGAAAGGTGGTGACCTGGGGAGTGTTGGCGGCTTTTGCTGCGGGGATTTATATCCAGAATAGTCATCTGTCTTCAGGATTCATCCCTAACGAAGATCAGGGGACCATTTATGCCATTATTCAGACGCCTCCGGGTGCTACACTTGAGAGAACCAACAAGGTGGCTCATGAATTACAGCAGATTGCTGAGAAAATTGAAGGCATTGAGTCTGTTTCCGCCTTGGCTGGATATGAGATCATGACAGAGGGACGTGGATCGAATGCAGGTACCTGTTTGATCAATTTGAAAAACTGGTCTGACCGTGAGCACTCTGTTCATGAGGTCATGGAAGAACTGGAAGAGGAAACTAGAAACCTGGGAGCCATTATCGAGTTTTTCGAACCACCAGCTGTACCTGGATTTGGAACATCGGGTGGATTCTCTATGAGAATGTTGGATAAGACCAATTCCACAGACTATCAGGAATTTGACAGAATCAATACGGTCTTTATGGATGCCCTGAAAGAACGACCGGAACTTACTGGTCTGTTCACCTTCTTCGCGGCTAACTACCCTCAGTATGAGATGATCATTGATAACAAGATCGCCATGCAAAAAGGGGTTTCTATTGATGCAGCCATGGAAAATCTTAATATTTTGATTGGTAGTACTTATGAGCAGGGCTTTATTCGTTTCGGTAGATTCTTCAAAGTACACGTTCAGGGTCACCCGGATTACAGACGTTATCCTTCAGATCTGGATGAGTATTTTGTGAAAAATGAACATGGTGAGATGGTGCCCTACTCTGCATTCATGAAGTTGGAAAAACGTCAGGGACCCAATGAGATTACGCGTTTCAACCTCTACAATTCTGCTTCCATCCGAGGACTGCCGGCCAAAGGTTACACCACAGGTGATGCGATCGAAGCGATACGCGAAGTAGCAGCTGCTACCTTGCCCAGGGGCTATGATGTAGCCTTTGAGGATTTGTCATATGACCAATCTCGCAGGGGGAATGAAGCGCTTTTTATCTTCATTATCGTAATCATATTCGTTTATCTGGTTTTAGCTGGACAGTATGAGAGCTTCTTGCTACCTCTGGCTGTGATTCTCTCACTTCCGATGGGGATTTTTGGTTCGTTTGTGATGCTGAAGATGATGGGACTCGCCAATGATGTTTATGCACAGGTAGGACTGATCATGTTGGTGGGGCTGCTGGGTAAAAACGCAGTGCTGATTGTCGAGTTTGCTGTCCAGAAACATGCGCAGGGAGCTACTGTTCTGGAGGCAGCGATTGAAGGTGCTAAGGTGCGTTTTAGACCGATTTTGATGACTTCATTCGCATTCATTGCGGGGCTGATTCCCCTGGTTATTTCACATGGTGCTGGCGCTGTGGGCAACAAGACCATTGGTTCTTCTGCCCTGGGAGGTATGTTGTTGGGTACCGTTTTCGGGGTAATTATCATCCCAGGTCTGTATTACATCTTTGGTAAGATGGTAGAAGGTAAGAGCATGATCAAGGATGAGCAAAGTCAGCCATTCACTGAAGAATATGTTCATACCATGGAAGAACAAGATAGGTATTTGAGAGAGCGCGCTAAGAATCGCTTAGAATCTCATGATGATGACACCAAAAAATAG
- a CDS encoding TolC family protein, whose amino-acid sequence MLSKYIFRMMVLVAMTTAIYSCTPELVTKTEDVSMPDQFSEDLDTTNVAQMNWKEYFADPYLVALIDTALSNNQELNIMLQEMIISGNEVMARKGEYLPSVGLGAGGGVEKVGHYTRDGAVEANTDIAPGKEFPEPLGEMGVGAYATWEIDIWKKLRNAKKSAYRRYLSSVDGKNFMVTQLIAEIASSYYELLALDNELAIVEQNIEIQSNALEIVKLQKQAARVTELAVRRFEAQVLNTKGLQYGIRQEIIETENKINFLVGRYPQPVERNPETFASFRPKSVQTGIPSQLLQMRPDIREAEMQLAASKLDVKVAKARFYPSLAITAGVGFQAFNPEYFVKSPESLAYSVLGDLTAPLLNRKAIKAQYYNANAQQVQAVYNYEQTILNAYIEVANMVSKIGNLEQRYNLKAEQVEVLNQSVEISNYLFTNTRADYMEVLLTQREALDARFELLETKMQQMHAWINIYQALGGGWNQYRE is encoded by the coding sequence ATGTTGAGTAAATATATATTCAGAATGATGGTATTGGTCGCAATGACCACTGCCATATATTCCTGTACCCCAGAGTTGGTCACTAAGACAGAGGATGTCTCTATGCCTGATCAGTTCAGTGAGGATCTGGACACAACCAATGTGGCTCAGATGAATTGGAAAGAGTATTTCGCCGATCCCTATTTGGTGGCATTGATAGATACAGCTTTGAGCAACAATCAGGAGCTGAACATCATGCTGCAGGAAATGATCATCTCTGGCAATGAAGTGATGGCTAGAAAAGGGGAATACTTGCCTTCCGTGGGGCTAGGTGCTGGCGGAGGAGTCGAAAAAGTGGGACACTACACCCGAGATGGGGCGGTAGAGGCCAATACTGATATCGCTCCGGGAAAGGAGTTTCCTGAGCCCTTAGGCGAAATGGGTGTAGGTGCCTACGCAACCTGGGAAATAGATATTTGGAAAAAACTTCGCAATGCCAAGAAGTCTGCTTATCGCAGGTATTTGTCTTCTGTTGATGGCAAAAACTTCATGGTGACTCAGTTGATAGCTGAGATTGCGAGTTCTTACTATGAATTGTTGGCACTTGATAACGAACTGGCTATCGTAGAGCAGAACATTGAGATTCAGAGCAATGCACTGGAAATCGTGAAGCTGCAAAAACAGGCGGCTCGAGTAACAGAGCTGGCTGTTCGAAGATTCGAGGCACAGGTTCTCAATACTAAGGGACTTCAGTACGGCATTCGTCAGGAAATCATCGAAACGGAAAACAAAATCAATTTCTTAGTAGGAAGGTATCCTCAGCCAGTGGAGAGAAATCCTGAGACCTTTGCGAGTTTTAGACCCAAGTCTGTGCAGACAGGGATTCCTTCCCAGTTGCTTCAGATGAGACCCGATATTCGTGAAGCAGAGATGCAGTTAGCAGCATCAAAGTTGGATGTTAAAGTGGCAAAGGCCAGATTTTATCCTTCTTTGGCCATCACTGCAGGTGTGGGTTTTCAGGCCTTCAATCCGGAGTATTTTGTGAAATCTCCTGAGTCATTGGCGTACTCTGTATTAGGCGATCTGACGGCTCCATTGCTGAATAGAAAGGCGATCAAAGCGCAGTACTACAATGCCAATGCTCAGCAAGTTCAAGCAGTCTACAACTATGAACAGACGATTTTGAATGCCTACATCGAGGTGGCCAATATGGTTTCAAAGATTGGCAATCTGGAGCAGCGCTACAATTTGAAAGCGGAACAAGTTGAAGTACTAAATCAATCGGTAGAAATCTCTAATTACCTGTTTACCAATACGCGAGCAGACTACATGGAGGTACTACTGACACAGCGAGAGGCCTTGGATGCCAGATTCGAACTGTTAGAAACTAAAATGCAACAGATGCATGCCTGGATCAATATCTATCAAGCACTTGGTGGAGGTTGGAACCAGTACAGAGAATAA
- a CDS encoding endonuclease/exonuclease/phosphatase family protein yields MKKLSCITLFLLAIMLLVRFHSVAQNRAMTYNIRYATTNDQENQWDNRKAELCELLNYYRPGFIGLQESLPIQNEYIDEQLPSYKYIGFGREGEGSNSESAPIFYDSTLYQLLDQEVFWLSPTPSQISIGWDASYKRVATIGIFRDLNSRDTLFVINTHFDHMGQIAREKSASLLLTKIQALKTESKSLILMGDFNSLPSDTPIQILTQKLEDTYTSSLSKPYGPVGTFNGFDSQLIPSQRIDYIFGKNLKVLSYRAVNDKRSNGLCISDHLPVLIEWEQSQKLK; encoded by the coding sequence ATGAAAAAATTATCCTGCATTACTCTTTTCCTTTTAGCCATTATGCTATTGGTCAGGTTTCATTCAGTAGCTCAAAATCGAGCCATGACCTATAACATTCGATACGCCACCACCAACGACCAAGAAAATCAATGGGACAATAGAAAAGCTGAGTTATGTGAATTATTGAACTATTATCGACCTGGCTTCATCGGACTGCAAGAATCCCTACCCATACAAAACGAATATATCGACGAGCAACTACCCAGTTACAAATACATTGGATTTGGAAGAGAAGGTGAAGGAAGCAACAGCGAATCGGCTCCCATATTCTATGATTCGACTTTGTACCAGCTCCTAGATCAAGAAGTCTTTTGGCTCTCCCCTACACCCAGTCAAATTTCTATTGGATGGGATGCCAGCTATAAACGCGTAGCGACCATAGGGATTTTTAGAGACTTGAATAGTCGCGACACTCTATTTGTGATCAACACCCATTTCGACCATATGGGGCAAATAGCACGTGAAAAATCAGCCTCCCTCCTCCTGACTAAAATACAAGCATTGAAGACCGAAAGTAAAAGTTTGATACTGATGGGAGATTTTAATAGTCTGCCTTCAGACACGCCCATTCAAATATTGACTCAGAAACTGGAAGATACCTATACCTCCTCGCTTTCTAAACCCTATGGACCAGTGGGCACATTCAATGGTTTTGACAGCCAACTCATTCCTAGTCAAAGGATTGATTACATCTTTGGCAAAAACCTGAAGGTATTAAGCTATAGAGCGGTTAATGACAAAAGATCCAATGGCCTCTGTATTTCAGATCATTTGCCTGTTTTGATTGAATGGGAGCAATCACAAAAGTTAAAATAA